In the genome of Nitrospira japonica, one region contains:
- the hisA gene encoding 1-(5-phosphoribosyl)-5-[(5-phosphoribosylamino)methylideneamino]imidazole-4-carboxamide isomerase produces the protein MIVIPAIDLKDGRCVRLRQGDMAAETVYSEDIPTVARRWQEQGAEVIHVVDLNGAVDGEPRNLPQIEQVMRHVDVRVQVGGGIRNIQTVRRYLKAGVSRVVLGTAALTDRAFLEQACKEFPRRILLGLDARDGKVAIKGWTAVSDRLAVDVLKEVSGCEIGAVIYTDIARDGMLAGPNIRALQEVVDRSSFPVIASGGISKLEDLRAVQTLGPRIEGAIVGKALYDGKLDLRAAIAATATNGQDRR, from the coding sequence ATGATCGTCATTCCAGCCATCGATCTAAAGGACGGACGCTGTGTCCGTTTGCGCCAAGGCGATATGGCGGCCGAGACGGTTTATTCGGAAGATATTCCTACCGTTGCCCGTCGATGGCAGGAACAGGGGGCGGAGGTCATCCACGTCGTCGATTTGAACGGTGCCGTGGATGGAGAGCCGAGGAATCTTCCGCAGATCGAGCAGGTGATGCGACATGTGGATGTCAGGGTACAAGTGGGCGGCGGCATTCGGAATATTCAGACCGTGCGTCGATATTTGAAGGCCGGCGTATCGCGCGTCGTACTTGGCACCGCTGCGCTGACAGACCGTGCCTTCCTCGAGCAGGCGTGCAAGGAGTTCCCCCGGCGCATCCTTCTCGGTCTCGATGCGCGAGACGGGAAAGTGGCCATCAAAGGATGGACGGCCGTTTCCGATCGCCTGGCCGTTGACGTGCTCAAAGAGGTGTCGGGCTGCGAAATCGGCGCCGTGATCTATACGGATATCGCCCGCGATGGCATGTTGGCCGGGCCCAATATTCGAGCACTTCAGGAAGTGGTTGATCGGTCCTCCTTTCCCGTCATTGCGTCAGGCGGTATCAGCAAACTCGAGGATCTTCGGGCGGTCCAAACCCTTGGGCCACGTATTGAGGGAGCGATCGTCGGGAAAGCTCTCTATGATGGCAAGCTGGATCTTCGTGCCGCCATCGCCGCAACGGCCACGAACGGCCAAGATCGACGCTGA
- the hisH gene encoding imidazole glycerol phosphate synthase subunit HisH, whose product MIAIIDYGMGNLRSVSKAFEAVGHRAVVTRNTRVIDDASRVVLPGVGAFGDCMANLERYGLVQSIRKSVQSGKPFLGICLGLQLLFTESEEFGRHEGLGIIPGRVRRFAAGPAVKVPHMGWNQVTLRTDCPLFDGVGDGADWYFVHSYFVEPVDPSIIATTTTYGISFASSIWRDNVVACQFHPEKSQSVGLRLMRNFGGWL is encoded by the coding sequence ATGATTGCCATCATCGACTATGGCATGGGTAATCTTCGCAGTGTCTCCAAGGCTTTCGAGGCTGTCGGACACCGGGCTGTGGTCACACGCAATACCAGGGTGATCGACGACGCCAGCCGGGTCGTTTTACCCGGTGTCGGCGCGTTCGGGGATTGCATGGCGAACCTCGAACGGTACGGTCTTGTGCAGAGCATTCGAAAGAGCGTTCAGTCGGGAAAGCCTTTTCTCGGGATCTGCCTGGGACTGCAATTACTGTTCACGGAGAGCGAAGAGTTCGGCCGGCATGAAGGGCTTGGCATCATTCCCGGCAGAGTGAGGCGGTTTGCCGCCGGCCCGGCCGTCAAAGTTCCGCACATGGGATGGAACCAGGTCACTCTTCGGACCGATTGTCCCCTGTTCGATGGAGTTGGGGACGGGGCCGATTGGTATTTTGTCCATTCATATTTTGTCGAACCGGTGGATCCGTCGATCATCGCAACGACGACGACATATGGGATCTCTTTTGCGTCGAGCATCTGGCGAGACAATGTGGTGGCATGCCAGTTTCACCCGGAGAAGAGCCAATCCGTCGGGTTGCGTTTGATGAGGAATTTCGGGGGTTGGCTGTGA
- a CDS encoding putative Ig domain-containing protein: MGQRTRHIFHHRTDSPLSTLFSLVFFLCVLTSCNDVSTAPAPPPEPGALAIASDSPLPSGSLGVTYSTTLAASGGNPGYAWSLAGGSPSLPSGLALSSTGVISGRPTTIQTVTPKFRVVDSTTPAAQAAEKALSISINAVPQPTVSSPATLANGIVNQPYPLTTLTATGGTPPYTKWSVSPGLPNGFGFNATTGTISGTPTTASNTTHTFTVTDSFSPTPQDGSRQYTLIITPAPLPLTITTTSLRSGTQLQTYSDNVVAAGGTAPLAWTVVSGALPPGLQLNQSNGAISGTPTTFGTFTPTFRVQDSGTPQQSAQKQLSITVNQPAPLSITTGSLSNGVLGQPYDQTLQATGGSGTRTWSFQGGNIPNLSISSSTGRITGTPTPTGNFTFTVQVVDALFIATKQFTIAVTPPPPPSIIAPTALSIGTVNVPYPSTTLQSSGGAPPLSFQPVGMPFGLSFDPTTATISGTPTSPGATDVTFTVHDSTIPFNQTGSRSYTLRVNSALTINSDDSTSPLPVGTTSRPYTTSLTASGGTGPSTYSWSITGGGPTPAPGLSLGTNGTISGQPTTTGSFARTYRVRDGNGVTATKTLTVKISTALTIESDDVTKPLAVAIETNIYATTLSASGGVPPYRWAVSPTLPPGLSLEPIAGVIAGIPEQGTAVTPPAKFIFTVTDSLDQSSQKTLTLIIVR, translated from the coding sequence GTGGGGCAACGAACCCGCCATATATTCCATCATCGAACTGATTCACCCCTCAGTACGTTGTTCTCGCTAGTTTTCTTTCTCTGCGTACTGACCTCGTGCAACGACGTATCCACAGCACCTGCTCCTCCGCCGGAGCCTGGCGCGCTCGCGATTGCATCGGACTCTCCGCTTCCCAGCGGCAGCCTCGGCGTCACCTACAGCACGACTTTGGCCGCTTCAGGTGGAAATCCCGGGTATGCATGGAGCCTCGCGGGGGGGTCACCATCACTACCCAGCGGGCTTGCCTTGAGTTCAACCGGAGTGATCAGCGGTAGGCCGACAACCATCCAGACGGTGACTCCCAAATTCAGAGTGGTGGACAGCACGACTCCAGCGGCCCAGGCAGCGGAAAAAGCCCTGAGTATTTCGATCAATGCGGTACCGCAGCCGACAGTGTCCTCCCCGGCTACGCTAGCCAACGGTATCGTGAATCAGCCATATCCCCTGACGACCTTGACCGCCACCGGCGGCACACCGCCCTATACCAAATGGTCGGTCAGTCCCGGATTGCCGAACGGCTTCGGCTTCAATGCTACCACAGGGACGATCAGCGGCACCCCGACAACCGCAAGCAACACGACGCATACGTTCACCGTCACCGACTCATTTTCGCCGACGCCTCAAGACGGATCACGACAATACACACTGATCATTACTCCGGCCCCGTTGCCCTTGACGATCACCACGACGTCCCTACGATCCGGAACACAACTCCAGACGTACAGCGATAATGTGGTGGCGGCGGGAGGTACCGCACCCTTGGCGTGGACTGTCGTGAGCGGGGCACTGCCCCCCGGGCTGCAACTGAACCAGAGCAACGGAGCGATTTCAGGCACACCGACGACTTTTGGAACGTTCACACCGACATTCCGAGTGCAAGACAGCGGCACTCCACAGCAATCGGCGCAAAAACAACTCAGCATAACCGTCAACCAACCGGCTCCGCTCAGTATCACGACCGGATCCCTCAGCAACGGCGTGCTGGGTCAACCCTATGATCAGACCCTTCAGGCCACGGGCGGTTCCGGAACCAGAACGTGGAGCTTTCAAGGCGGTAACATTCCCAATTTGAGCATCAGTTCCTCGACGGGCAGGATCACGGGAACTCCGACGCCGACGGGTAACTTTACATTTACGGTCCAGGTCGTCGATGCGCTGTTTATCGCGACAAAACAATTCACGATAGCCGTAACCCCGCCGCCGCCCCCAAGTATCATCGCTCCCACGGCCCTTTCAATCGGCACCGTCAATGTGCCCTATCCCAGTACGACTCTTCAGAGCAGTGGAGGCGCGCCTCCCTTGTCTTTCCAGCCGGTAGGTATGCCGTTTGGCCTATCATTCGATCCAACCACGGCGACGATCAGCGGAACTCCGACAAGCCCCGGCGCAACGGACGTCACGTTTACAGTTCATGACTCCACCATCCCCTTCAACCAAACCGGGAGCAGGTCGTATACTCTACGAGTCAATTCGGCCCTCACGATCAATAGCGATGACTCCACGTCGCCGCTTCCCGTCGGCACGACCAGTCGCCCCTATACCACCTCTCTCACGGCATCGGGAGGAACAGGACCGTCGACGTACTCCTGGTCCATAACCGGTGGGGGTCCCACGCCGGCTCCGGGGTTATCACTCGGCACAAACGGTACGATCAGCGGTCAACCGACGACGACTGGATCTTTTGCTCGAACATACCGTGTGCGGGACGGAAATGGAGTGACCGCCACAAAAACTCTCACGGTAAAGATCAGCACTGCACTGACGATCGAATCCGATGACGTGACCAAGCCTCTCGCCGTCGCCATCGAGACCAATATCTATGCGACAACGTTGTCCGCCTCTGGCGGAGTGCCTCCATACAGATGGGCGGTGAGTCCCACGTTGCCGCCCGGGCTCTCGCTGGAGCCAATTGCCGGTGTCATTGCAGGCATACCCGAACAGGGCACGGCCGTAACTCCACCCGCCAAATTCATCTTTACGGTGACGGATTCACTCGACCAATCGTCCCAAAAGACACTCACATTGATCATCGTTCGTTAG
- a CDS encoding putative Ig domain-containing protein, translating to MSAFQAFSDLRTITFLFLALIFSLNGCNDVSEAPAPPPGPAALEIASGSPLPNGSTGIRYSTTLAASGGNPAYSWSLAAGSPALPNGLSLSPTGVISGTPTTIQTVTPKFQVVDSSAPTQQIAQKSLTISINAVPQPTISAPAVLPNGIVGHAYPQTQLTASGGTPPYTGWTVNPALPGGLVFNTSTGTISGTPTATNNQSHTFTVTDSFSPTPQDGSRQYTLTISPAPLPLTITTNSPLSNGTVTVAYGPVQLAATGGTPPLTWSIASGSLPPGLQLNQNTGTISGTPTTAGTSTATIRVQDAGSPQQSAQKPFSITVGLPGPPIITTTSLPNGTFNNTYNQTLQVTGGVSPRTWGVTSGSLPPGLGLNASTGVISGTATQTGTFSFTVQVTDVIPQSDSQSLSITITAPAPPQITTSSLPNGTVTQTYPSTTLQASGGTAPLVWDQVVQPALPNGLSWSAATHTITGSPLNGSQGTTSHTFSVRDSTNPSQTATRTLSITINLPSPPNITTTSASLLPNGVVTNAYSRTIQASGGTGSLKWSIQSGSLPTGLNPINESTGVISGTPSAPGTFNFTVRVTDTLNQTDDQPLSIVIGLPAPPNITTASLPNGTMLSAYNQTVQATGGTGAITWSISTGSLPTGLNPINPATGLISGTPLLAGTSNFTVRATDTLNQFDDQPLSITIDLPAPPNITTTSLQNGIAGQIYSQQVQAHGGIGNLTWSISAGALPPGLDIDQTTGVISGTPTDPGVGPFSFTVQVTDTVPQSDTQALSITINP from the coding sequence ATGTCAGCATTCCAAGCATTTTCCGATCTTCGAACGATCACGTTTCTTTTTCTCGCCCTCATCTTCAGCTTAAATGGTTGCAATGACGTGTCAGAGGCACCGGCTCCACCTCCGGGGCCTGCCGCATTAGAAATTGCCTCGGGTTCCCCACTTCCCAATGGCAGCACGGGGATCCGCTATAGCACGACCTTGGCCGCTTCAGGCGGAAATCCTGCTTATTCATGGAGCTTAGCTGCTGGCTCACCTGCATTGCCCAATGGTCTCAGTTTGAGTCCGACTGGTGTAATCAGCGGCACTCCGACGACAATCCAAACCGTCACACCAAAATTCCAGGTGGTGGATTCTTCAGCGCCAACCCAGCAAATTGCGCAGAAATCTCTCACGATTTCGATCAATGCAGTGCCACAACCTACTATAAGTGCACCAGCCGTCCTCCCAAATGGCATCGTTGGACACGCGTATCCGCAGACACAATTGACGGCTTCAGGAGGAACTCCCCCCTATACCGGATGGACAGTGAACCCCGCATTGCCGGGCGGACTTGTTTTTAATACCTCCACGGGAACGATCAGCGGCACCCCAACAGCAACGAACAATCAATCGCATACTTTTACCGTCACGGACTCTTTTTCTCCGACTCCTCAGGATGGGTCGAGACAATACACATTGACGATCAGTCCAGCTCCACTGCCTTTAACGATCACCACGAACTCTCCGCTTTCGAATGGCACGGTGACCGTGGCATATGGCCCAGTGCAACTGGCAGCAACAGGCGGTACCCCACCGTTAACATGGAGTATCGCCAGTGGCTCTTTGCCTCCGGGTCTTCAATTGAATCAGAACACAGGCACGATTTCCGGCACCCCAACAACAGCTGGAACCTCTACTGCCACTATCCGGGTACAGGATGCGGGATCACCGCAGCAATCAGCTCAGAAGCCATTCTCGATCACGGTAGGCCTTCCAGGTCCACCGATTATCACTACGACATCGCTTCCCAACGGGACGTTCAACAATACGTACAATCAAACATTGCAAGTTACGGGAGGAGTATCTCCTCGAACATGGGGCGTTACCTCAGGATCTCTGCCTCCTGGCCTCGGCCTGAATGCATCCACGGGTGTGATTTCTGGCACAGCAACGCAAACAGGCACTTTTAGTTTTACGGTGCAAGTCACTGACGTCATTCCCCAGTCTGATTCCCAATCCTTATCCATTACGATCACCGCTCCGGCCCCTCCGCAAATCACCACGTCGTCGCTCCCGAACGGCACAGTGACCCAAACGTATCCAAGTACGACCTTGCAAGCGTCCGGTGGTACTGCGCCTCTGGTATGGGACCAAGTGGTTCAACCAGCCCTTCCGAACGGATTATCGTGGAGTGCAGCAACGCATACCATTACTGGCTCACCTCTGAATGGAAGCCAGGGCACGACCTCACATACGTTTTCCGTAAGAGATTCGACAAATCCATCTCAGACAGCGACCAGGACGTTGTCGATTACAATCAATCTTCCCTCGCCGCCCAACATCACGACAACCTCGGCTTCACTCCTGCCAAATGGAGTGGTAACGAATGCGTACAGTCGTACCATCCAAGCCAGCGGCGGAACTGGATCATTGAAATGGAGCATACAATCAGGTTCGCTCCCCACCGGCCTGAATCCGATTAACGAGTCGACGGGCGTGATTTCTGGCACTCCGTCCGCCCCAGGAACCTTCAATTTTACCGTGAGAGTGACGGACACTTTGAATCAGACTGATGACCAACCTCTTTCAATTGTGATTGGTCTCCCGGCCCCGCCCAACATCACAACGGCATCCCTGCCGAACGGCACCATGCTATCCGCTTATAATCAAACCGTGCAGGCAACCGGGGGAACCGGCGCCATCACGTGGAGCATTAGCACCGGTTCATTACCCACCGGATTGAACCCCATTAATCCCGCGACCGGTCTGATTTCCGGCACGCCACTGTTGGCTGGCACTTCAAATTTCACGGTCCGAGCCACCGATACATTGAATCAATTTGATGACCAACCCCTTTCGATCACCATTGATCTTCCTGCGCCGCCCAATATCACCACCACTTCGCTCCAGAATGGGATAGCCGGTCAGATATACAGTCAGCAGGTGCAAGCTCACGGAGGGATCGGAAATTTGACCTGGAGCATCAGCGCGGGAGCTCTACCGCCAGGTCTCGATATTGACCAAACGACGGGGGTCATCTCCGGTACACCGACCGACCCGGGAGTTGGACCCTTTAGCTTCACAGTACAAGTCACCGACACGGTTCCACAATCCGATACCCAGGCCCTGTCTATCACAATTAACCCCTGA
- a CDS encoding OmpA family protein produces the protein MIRAAILGAGGIALLLLAVVCIPRHFPQNPAPPMIPASFHARIENGTLTLRGTLPTTSSLGRILQGAHARYDAAHVQIVDQLTVDSKVSSARWIDPLPSVLPVLQQMNGRGSMIIDGRSLVMSGKVASEQAKASVLRAIAPITATGLELEDHILAAAAPSAPPGPARPPRASLQSRLNAVLSHNRIEFESNQASLTATGRATLDVLVPILRDAPPQAEIEIAGHTDGYGAPDYNLTLSRRRAEAVRDYFVKHGLTQHFTPVGYGSTKPHSNERTQAALKKNRRIELQVKGNGDA, from the coding sequence ATGATCCGCGCAGCGATTCTCGGCGCAGGTGGGATTGCGCTCCTACTGCTGGCCGTAGTGTGTATCCCTCGCCATTTTCCACAGAATCCCGCGCCGCCGATGATTCCCGCCAGTTTTCACGCGAGAATCGAAAATGGGACGCTGACGCTCCGCGGCACACTTCCCACTACGTCCAGCTTGGGAAGAATCCTCCAGGGTGCGCATGCCCGATACGACGCCGCTCATGTTCAGATCGTTGATCAATTGACCGTGGACAGCAAGGTGTCGTCCGCGCGTTGGATCGATCCCTTACCCTCGGTGCTTCCCGTTCTCCAGCAGATGAACGGACGCGGCTCCATGATCATCGATGGTCGATCTCTGGTCATGAGCGGAAAGGTAGCGAGCGAACAGGCGAAGGCCAGCGTCCTGCGGGCTATTGCCCCGATCACCGCAACAGGCCTCGAATTGGAGGATCACATTCTAGCGGCCGCGGCACCTTCCGCACCCCCGGGTCCCGCTCGGCCGCCGCGAGCTTCGCTTCAATCGCGTCTGAACGCCGTCCTCTCTCACAACCGGATTGAATTTGAATCCAACCAAGCGAGCCTGACCGCCACCGGACGGGCGACGTTGGATGTCCTCGTGCCCATCCTGCGTGACGCACCGCCGCAAGCCGAAATCGAGATCGCGGGACACACCGACGGGTACGGCGCACCTGACTATAATTTGACCCTCAGCCGCCGTCGCGCCGAGGCTGTCCGCGACTATTTTGTGAAGCATGGACTGACGCAACACTTCACGCCCGTCGGATACGGCTCGACCAAACCTCACTCCAATGAGCGCACACAAGCCGCGCTCAAGAAGAACAGACGAATTGAACTGCAGGTGAAAGGGAACGGTGACGCATGA